The genomic segment ATTTCTCTTATCAATATATTTTGGAGAAATAgtgaaaatgttattttgatcatttaatATGTTTCAATAATTCATACTTTCTATTTAaaagaatttttctttttttttgaacaaagtgCTTTCAGTTTGTGGTATGAACCTCGGTAAAAAAAGTAACTAGACTGGTTGTTTGTCATCTGTTAGATTAAattgaatatataatattttttacattttttttaactttaaaaggTTAAACCTGAGTCTATTAAAAACAGAGAACCAACCTTCCGATAGGAGGTACAACTCACGGATAGAGCTTCTCCCGAGTATTCAAATGGGCTGAAATGCAGTAGTCCATGTCCGTATAGAATGACCAGAAAAGTGTGACTTAGTTTCGCATGACAGGTGGATCGAACCTGAAATGTagtgatataattttttacatTAATCGGCAAAGAATACATTCTTTCTGAAACCATAAGCCAATAAGGATCACAATCTTTCTGGAGCCAAATGAAACTTAAGAATATGAACAAACGAAAAGATGAAATACTAAAATTGAAGCCTAGAACACATTGGAAAAACAAAGTGAATGTCCTGATTATAGCGACCAACGGGTAAGAACGGGCAAGAGTGCGCCGATCGTCAAATTACAAATAGAAACAAGTTAAAGAATCTTGTTTGTGGACTTGAAATAACTTCCAAATTGAAAGCTGCCAAATTGGTTCTTTGGATACGAAGTTACTGTGACAGGACAGATAggttttaaatttgaagttaaaatttagattttctgtatacaaattatttattttaaacgaGGGTTATAATGTTGAGATTAAGATCTAAATTTCACAGCTAATCCCATAATAGCTATAGTTGTTGCGAACCTATTTTGTTAACCAAGTGATCCGAACAAACCTGGCTAATCCAATAATAACTAAAACGGTGGAAACATTAGTACATTACCTACCAGATTTTCAACTAGGAGTTTGATCCAGTTCTGTAAAGATCACGtgcatatatttttgtttctgatGGATAACGCGGAAAGAATGCGAATATATGCTTTGTACCTTCTTTAAGTTACAAACCTCTGCCCACATTCAATATCATATGTGCATATCTCATGGTTCACTTCTGTGGTGTTTTCTATCATGACCTAAAAAAGTGGACCACTAGATCTAGTTTTCTACtgatcaatactattaaaacagaaacatgactTATTGATATAGGTGTTAtccaactattttaatacaattattaaaatttcttattaatcatttaagataaatattatacaaagaaaaacatatatatgactaaaaacacaaatataaaaattaaatttcaacaaaaatataaaacaaaaaatatacccgttTTTTAAGGGTGGATTAAAATCTAGTTAAGATATAAAATTGTGTCacaaaaaatagatataaattaaatatgaaagaCTTAAACAAATACAATACCAGAGACCATACATATGTTTGTTTTTAAATGATGCATATTCtgtttatgcaaatatataatttaattataaggATAATCACAGGTTgatttaaaaatgataaataatgatttattaatcttgatttaagattaaaaacaaaatttatatgcATATTCATACTGAGTCATACAAATAAATTGTGTGTTCAATAAAAAGTAATTGCAACGATTATAGATTGGAACCGTTCATCCTGAGATTTGTGTTTTACAAAATGAGATTTAtcgtaaaatatttattagtagAATTGTTTATCAAAATTACATATATCAgttttaagaaaacatatatcaACTGAATTTGAGTAGGATTAACTCCAAATGTTTCCCACCATATAACACAcgattaaaaactaaataaataatgcGATTCTAGGCGAACACCCACTTCAAGTGTCCAACACATATTCCTCTTTTTTTAGTCCAACACATATTCCGAAATCAAAGTGTGTTAGCAATGCACCGAACGCACTTCGCTCTTCAAAACAGAATAAccttttaaaaagaatattatacatagaCTCCTTTGACCTTTTCTAAGTGGTTCTTCTATTTGTAATAAAAGATTTCAATTTTGACGAATAAGGTAACAAGACTAAAGAACCAATAAGGGTATCAGCAGAAACATCAAACATCAAAcatgtttgatgtttgattcttccttgaaagagagttccaaaacttataaactataaaaattaaatattagtacTATTTTGTTTGCTaaatattactatatatatatgtatatcaaaaAGTACTACTACTGAAACATCAaccttttatcatttttattttctagcaTGCACCTACTTCTTTAATTAAAGTAAACTATTTCATCTCAAAAGTGGTTGGATTATTGTTacttgataaataaaatataaaaatcatacaaggtaatttatttattttcaaataatgattATAAATGTTCTCAACAGATGATACTACAACATAtttgcattttaaaaaatattctgcTATAGTTTATAGTGTGTATATAGACATGTTGATCTCTAAGTCTAATTAACTTTTGTTCTATTAAATTAATATCGAAAATCTGAACCCTAAACTCATTCACTATTTTTGTATATGAATGTTAAAGAACttttcactttttatttttattttttgcaacTGAAGAACTTTTCACTCTTTCCACCATAAATATTCAATACCATATATCACAGATTTATTTCTTTGCAACTTATTTTCGAAAGTATTGTCTTTATTCATTGTACTACTTAACTGACGTAATCATTCATTGTATTTCATTACAATTATAGTAACTATGCTTAATGCGTTAGATTCAAAGAATCGTAGTTATCTGTTCTCTTGTTAGTTTtgcaaatatgtttttattttgtagctcctataatttattaatttttttcattaagtctagtaatatattttcaaatttaattaattttattgataCTAAAAAAGCTcagaaaagttatttttttctttaaaagtgGCAAGTGCTAAAACAACCTACTCAAGTTGCGTTACACATTACGTATCTTTCTCCTCTCACACTCACACACACAAATATGGggaactatattttttttattttccaaattctagaaaaaatgttttaattcttataattaacaaaataaaatattttaatattttttctccaaTCCTTTATAGTTTCATTTGGCCTTTTCCTTTATACTTTCACTTCATCTTCCTAACCTTTCTCCCCAACTTCTCTGTTCATCGTTTTCtcctctttatttataataaatataatcacATAGTATTCTCTGAATCCATCTCTCCAAAAAACACCGTTcaagatcaaataaataaaccaTATGTTGGTTATTCATTcaatatttagggtttaaggtttcttGGGCCGGGGAGGGATAAAAGATGGAGAGCTTTTGTGAGTTTCAGAAGGAAGAAGAGCAGATAGATCTTCCTCCAGGGTTCAGGTTTCATCCAACAGATGAAGAACTCATAACTCAATATCTCCACAAGAAGGTTCTTGACATCAGCTTCTCAGCTAAAGCTGTTGGTGAAGTTGACTTCAATAAGTCTGAGCCATGGGAGTTACCGTGTATGTTTTCAATGATCACCATAATGATCAGAACTGTTCTTTTCTTTGTCCTCTTCTTGAAACATAACATTGTTGGGGACTGATTTTACAGGGATGGCAAAAATGGGTGAGAAAGAATGGTACTTCTTCTGTGTGAGGGACAAAAAATATCCAACCGGTTTGAGGACAAACCGGGCTACTGAAGCCGGTTATTGGAAGGCCACCGGGAAAGATAAGGAGATTTACCGAGGTAAATCActtgttggaatgaagaagacACTTGTATTCTATAGAGGAAGAGCTCCTAAAGGTCAGAAAACCAATTGGGTGATGCATGAGTTTAGGCTTGAAGGAAAACTCTCTGCTCATAATTTACCTAAAACCGCAAAGGTTTTTTTCTATCTAAAAGTTCTGTTTCTgctttgtttttctctttttctttggtTTAGTAACACTTTTGTTGGAGTTTTCAGAATGAATGGGTGATATGTAGAGTGTTCCAGAAGACTGCTGGAGGGAAGAAGATCCCTATTTCAAGTCTAATCCGAATCGGTTCACTTGGAACCGGCTTTAACCCTTCTCCTTTGCCCCATTTAACCGATAATTCGAGTTACAATGATAAAACCAAAACAGAACCGGTTTACGTGCCCTGCTTCTCCAACCAAACTGATCAAGCCCAAGGAAACACACTCAATGGCTTCATCAGCCCTGTTCTTAACTCGATCCAAGCCGACATTTTCCACAGGATTCCACTCTACCAAAGCCCGATGCTCGCTCAAGAACGTTCGGTTCTACAGGCTATGGTTGATAACAACACAAGGCAGAGTCTCAAAGCGATGAGTGTCTCACAAGAAACCGCAGTTTCTACTGACATGAACACTGATACTTCGTCGGATTTTGAATACGGTAAGAGACGACTCAGTGCTCAAGAAGACCCGTATTCCTCCACTGGACTGGTTGATCTTGAACCTTTCTGGAATTACTGAAGAAGATTCAGTAGCCTCATGTCTACGATTCACTGTCATGAAAGAACGTAAGAAAACTTTTGACTTTTCCACCTTATAGTATGGTGTGTTAAAGTTTGTATAATTTTTAACCATCTCAACTTCCACTATATATTATACTCTTgaaaaaacttaatttatgaATTGGTACAAATGggtattatataatataaatgatgataatatgcatatatatgcCCTAAGAGTCTGTAGGATAATTTTACCCTTTAATCACcgtttttttgtgttttgaaatttgaagCTGAAGGTCTTATAGTGTGAAAGTTAATTCATAAGAGgcttacattttaatattacttggTGATAGAAGTCTGCCAATTTTTGTAATAACAATCTAACATAAAGTATATGTGGTGACCGTTCATACCATGTATACTAATTTTGAAGACATGctatatttgtttttgaatgAAAATAATATGCACCCTCctatattttaattgtaaatacaGTTCAGATTATTATGGCATGGCCTTAGTTTGTACTAAAAATAGTAATTATCATCTGATTTATAAGCCGTAGAATGTGTGGGTGAACTATTGAAGAATAAACGAAATAAACACAgttcaaattatatatactgTATATGTTTATGCATCCCCATCTGGTTTATTAAAATATCGGGAATGTGTAAAGTGAAACACAATTTCCATGAAAATAAAACCTAAATTCACGTAACGTATCAATTAGTAGAGTTTCAAAAGTATGTCATTTCTAATACTACTAGAAATATGTGAGGAGAAATAGGTATTTAAGGTTTACCGCTTACGATATCatatagttctttttttttgggcatcATAAGAAACATATAATTCTACAGGCTTCACTGAAAGTGGAGTGAAGCCATTAGACACACACAAATTCATTTAAAGTAAATAACGACACATAAAACAAGTCTTTGTAACAACGAAATCTCTTCCAACACTGGAAGCATGCacccttaattttttttattgcaaaTACTCATACTCAGAGTCAGTAGATGGATGCTCAGACTCCTCGGAGCTGAGCTCCTAGTATCCTTCTCCTTtgcctttgccttctcctttgccttctccttccTTCTCCTTTGATGTGTCCTTCTCCTTTTCCTTCAATGTCTTCTGCTGTTAAAGGGCATTCTGCGAGACATAGGCTATTCCAAAGCCATAATGATAGCTCCTTTGATATCAGGTCAAGACGTGGCTGTGATAAaagaatattgatattttttctccCTTTGCAAAACTCAAGAGCATGGAGGATCTCCGGGTGTTCTGAGATGTCCTCCATGATTACCACCAGATTTAATGGTTGACGATGGCCAATAGCCTTGCGCATAAAGTCCACGAAAACCTTCTTGCGTCTCTCTTCTTTAGTGCCTGCGTGTCGCATGGGGAATGGGAAATAGATATTCCCCAAGACATCACACATCTTAAAAGCGTCACAATAAACAAAGAATGATCTTGACATCATCAGATTACGGCAACCCGTAACACGAATCGAATATTCAATGTTTGAAACAGCATTATTAACGGGGAGACCCTCAGGGACCGGGCATCCAGAGAAGTCCCAGAAGACGATTGTTTCGGCCATGTTGTAGTAATGGTATCCTCTTCCAAGATTGGCAAGTACTTAGGCTGTGCTAAGATACAGTTGTATCGTTTCATTTCCAGTAGATTAAAAGCGCATTCGAAGTTGAACTGGGAATGCCTTGAGATGTCTCCAATGATCCCACCATGTCCCAGCACACCACTACTTCTGCCGTTCTGAACCGGGCGATTTCTTTGTCGGTGAAGCGAACCATGGTTTCCAGGAGACTATTGCTTTCGCCgcaaaagaaaaatccaagaCGAATTAACTTATTTTAGGGTTCCTCTCTGTGGCTGCGTATATCACCGAGCGAGAGACGCGAGCCTTTATAGCTCTGCCCTCACGTGTTCAGGGCCTCATTTTTTGACGATATCATATAGTTTagaaatgttttattattaaatagtcttaataagaataatatttctaactaaataattaagaaatgaaaacagtgcatatattattttgacaaGAATAActatatactatactatatatgtataataatagTAGTTAAACTAGTTAGCATTTTTAGAAATGTGacattagcaaaaaaaaaaaaaaaactttgaaatgTCGTCTAGTTAACTTTTTCAATCCCTATTGGCTATTGCATTCGTCATCACGGATCTATTCCGTTATAAAGCTGTTATGCGTGATGCTTGAAATTTGTGTTTCTATCTTGTTACGTAGCACatcttttatttcatatatatctatatatataatatatgtctcATACAGCTTTATTATGGTTGagatttataattagtttacaTGCATGGTTACACATTATTTATTGTGGTTACTATTCAACTTTTGTGCTCCTtccatacaatttttttttcgtttttttttcattgattaaccaagtaaaataaaataaaagttagaaCCATGATACTCTATTCATACCGCAATACACGACCTGTTaaataaacttaaattttacaaaaataaatatccaGATATACTACTTAATTTGATGAGAATTTCTTAAGGGCCATAAAAATGATAAGTGATTTAGGAGTTCTTATTAAacactagagattttttccgcgcttcgcgcggattgtgtcttataaatttatattatttataatattatttgtcggttttttcttttacattaacttcttgtcttttcaatgttagtttttcttaatttaaatttatatgtttatagtttttcatttttcttgttgtagatggagaattatattttttattgatggttttttgtatgtgataaactttttgaaattttaaaataatgttatatatagtacgattaacacattaaagaagagaaacatattcagacacattttacacaggttttatatgcataattttaaacattatatatgtatatattataagtttgaaacatgtaaatgctttctaaagctaaatacttgttctgagtttacataacttatcgaaagttttatctctttttaaattcaaatcacagaaaaaaatatcaaaaagtcagtataTATGGGGTTTTTGGGTTTTTAAATCAAtactgaaaaattacatgaatcagataacaacagttttgtaaacaattataaaatttgaccgagccaaagattttcacacaatatgttatttcttcttcaaattgcgaagagtctataggcacaagaaaaaaaaatcataatttttgttttcacttatataacatttttcctcctttacacacggagtttattacactgctataagcaatggagaactctattcatataagattcacatctatgcattttgacaaagaagaattttagccatctttagtttcggaatggcccaacttcagtcatatacactatattttctctatgattcaaatcttacaattttaatatatgtgcagattttCATGTGAAAAAGCACGCAcgccatctatcattcaacctattactttttctaaagtaaacactataatcctcgtttggttagctccacaaactaatctctttggatcagtttactaaaaaatatggatactaatgtcagaaaaaatataaacactatcaacaataaatattggcacaagactatttggttcaaggaacatattccacgTGATGTGTTTATATCAAggctggctttgcggagaagactgccaaccaaggatcgcttgaggcgttggGAGTTAAATGTCTCTGGAACGTGCGTCCTTTGTAATCTTgaaatagagactcaccatcatctcttctttgagtgctctttctctcgcttgatatggGAGCTTTTTGCTcctgaagtttggatttctcctccggctgatctacactctgttgcaagctggatcaatcaacctcgcgtcaaTGCAGATGCGCATGCTACTCTAGTCATGaagctctactttcagtcagccatctacctgctgtggaaagagcgtaatgctcgtgtgttcacagctgtctcctcaccttcatcagtcatccttgcctctctcgaccgtatgatgcgtgaccgtctcctctcttacccggCAAGTTCTCCTTTCTCCTCTTatctacttctttttatctttcttgtataagacttccttaaggtttttttttaccttgagttgttgttggttgtttttgtttccttgttgtaataagttgtttaaaaacaacagtgtaaccttTCCGAAAATGATATTCTTAATATCTTaccaacaaaaaaacaacaaatattgacttatttatgtgaatatatattttattttaaatcattataggggacgaagaaagcaccataatttgtacaacaaattttcttagattcacctcatcatactcaccattttaccattttaattacataattttacatgagcttcttTACCTTTCCcgattattttctctttatttataactataatataaagttataaactatatatattataaattaatagtttatttacccttgaagtctaacgattaaaaatagaacataattcaatatagatatatgattctattaataaattagcagttacaaatttgaaatttctaaaaatattaaaagttgtatgttagttaattatcttctaaatgacatctatttctaattctttttggatgagaatattttggctcaGGTGGATAGTCccaaaagccttgaatttagtctcttttatatagtaggattctTTACTTTTCTcgattattttctctttatttataactacaatataaagttataaactatatatattataaattaataatttatttacccttgaagtctaacgattaaaaatagaacataattcaatatagtatatgattctattaataaattagcagttacaaatttgaaatttctagaaatattaaaagttgtatgttagttaattatcttctaaatgacatctatttctaattctttttggatgagaatattttggctgaggtggatagtctcaaaagccttgaatttagtcccttttatatagtaggatttatgaattatctattctattaaaactgaaaattttaagTGATTTATAACATCTTCTTC from the Brassica napus cultivar Da-Ae unplaced genomic scaffold, Da-Ae ScsIHWf_3038;HRSCAF=3832, whole genome shotgun sequence genome contains:
- the LOC106444178 gene encoding NAC domain-containing protein 100-like, which codes for MESFCEFQKEEEQIDLPPGFRFHPTDEELITQYLHKKVLDISFSAKAVGEVDFNKSEPWELPWMAKMGEKEWYFFCVRDKKYPTGLRTNRATEAGYWKATGKDKEIYRGKSLVGMKKTLVFYRGRAPKGQKTNWVMHEFRLEGKLSAHNLPKTAKNEWVICRVFQKTAGGKKIPISSLIRIGSLGTGFNPSPLPHLTDNSSYNDKTKTEPVYVPCFSNQTDQAQGNTLNGFISPVLNSIQADIFHRIPLYQSPMLAQERSVLQAMVDNNTRQSLKAMSVSQETAVSTDMNTDTSSDFEYGKRRLSAQEDPYSSTGLVDLEPFWNY
- the LOC106353817 gene encoding uncharacterized protein LOC106353817, translating into MAETIVFWDFSGCPVPEGLPVNNAVSNIEYSIRVTGCRNLMMSRSFFVYCDAFKMCDVLGNIYFPFPMRHAGTKEERRKKVFVDFMRKAIGHRQPLNLVVIMEDISEHPEILHALEFCKGRKNINILLSQPRLDLISKELSLWLWNSLCLAECPLTAEDIEGKGEGHIKGEGRRRQRRRQRQRRRILGAQLRGV